TGAGCTTTGTCAGttgtatacttaaatatttgctCTTGAATGTAGAAtataattttcaatattttacctTTTATCATATCTggtttgtattgttttctcataagTTCAATTAATTTATCATATAGTTCTTTTGATTTTTCCCCCGGCATCGCTTTGTGATAATCTGGATGGTTAccctgaaaattttactaataaatactGACCAGTTATATGAGATATTATAGTCTGCAACTTTGCATGTTTTACATccctaatttaaatatttatgttcatTAATCTAAATAGTGTGGTTTATCAAAGTTTTTCTGGTGGTCTTGTTAAGGAAACCAAGTtgttagaaaataaaaataagattgtATTGATTAATACATACTTTCCATGTAGCATAGAGAGTGAATTGGCTAATACACAAAATCTCAAATTCTTTATCAACAATACTTTTCttccattttttttcattatcttCAAATAGTTTAATACTCAATAGCTTCTTTGCCCTGAAAAAAAATACAGGAGGATTATTTATAGCTCCTTACATTATAGGGATATTTAAATAATGCAAACAATATTTACTTTAGatacttataaatataaataactacGAAATAATCTGCTTATGTTGGAGTATACAGTTATAAAACTATAGGTATAAAATGAGTGCATTTTCATATATTAAACCTACATGAATTCTACATCTTTCATAGTGTCATCTTGATTGATACCAATAAATACACATGCTCCTTGGCCGATGCTGCTGATTACTTCTCcatttactataaaaaaaaaattttggtaagGATTAGgaaagtttaaaatgaaatacttaacaaaacaatatgatatttatatatattttttgtaggtaggtaggtccTTAATCACAGGCCACTgcacaataattatattcttaaaacaaattatgtaaatttaaagttttatcCAATAATCTATCATAAATCCATTAAAGCAAGCAGCCAAATTATTgcgtagtattttatttttcagcATACCTACTTACCGCTAACTCTAGCATTCATAGCACGCTGAATTAAGGCTTTCATTTTCTAGGATTCTctttattcaaaattattttaaattattctttttaGAGCAAAAAATAACACGATTGTAAGTTCTCACGTTCTTACTTCTAACCATTCGGTTCTAACTTTTAATTCtaactttttatgaattaagatACCTAAAATCTAACCTATCCTATTTTTCGTACGGTACCTACTAGGTaggtattttgatttttgtttaaTGAAATGTCAGACGTCAGTGTCAACATGACATTAATTTtgttcttattatggcacttcggctatttaaccatggccagtgtagAGTAtaattatggcgggaaaacaatacgtcaggtctaaactctaaagtctaGCTCTACTGCTCTAGTCAAAGTCTAGGTAAaagtatggagggtagatggaggagaactatcttatatgggggatatttaaaaaagtgtccagcggtacgcagtaaataacagttgaaaaatcctccaagagtggcgctagctgcagcaaatcgtatggaatgaatgtagccgttgcgCGTTGGTGACAAAATGTAAATggaagttagccgaatagccgagtcacagaattactgggttaataccaatatattttgaaaaatatttttttcttattttaggtaatcctaaaatagctgaaataaaagctgctaaattatttaaaatttaccctgttgctactgtagcgccaccctaatttaacgcatttcagcggacactttttacatagatagttctcctccatctacattCCATAGGTGAAAGTCAATATACAGTCAAAAAGTCAAGTCGGTCcgcggtcgattcagtaaagtggtagacgctttactgaaacttttaatggagttttggagggaatacaaaatagcacgtttctcGATATTGCATCACTATCCTACACgtcttgtgcacgataacgaatatctaatggttaatatcctaccaatattacacattaaaaatccaatttacacaattaaaaaaaaaaggttaaagttaaagttaaatttaccttaactatactTTAACCACTTTAACtctaaccacgcctctggtgcaacccaaccttagttcATTCAACTTTGTTGTACCGTTCCGTTCAAATGACAGAAAAGTgtgataattttataattactgtCGTGTCTCTGACTCTTTGTGTCTGGCGATTTCGCACctccgtttttagggttccgtacccggagggtaagaacgggaccctattaataagacttcgttgtctgtctgtctccaggctgtatctcaagaaccccTATAGAAGATttcacaaattaataaaaatattatgtatttctgttgtctgttaccgatataacaacaaatactaaaaacaaaataacttatTATACTTAGtccaataattaatatacttagtaagttcacctcggaatttgagatacccagctgtaagtctgtaaatatGTTATGTTTTTCTCTGGCTCTCAAAcaaatctgaccaatacttcttaATAAAATCGTAATAACTTCTTAAGGATCTGACTTAGAGTAAAGAAgcaaaggattttttttaagatGAAGACTTCctctatcttttaaaataaaaaagaactagTTTAATGcgctatatttttttacaaaaagccattaattaaaaaatacacaacattttttccttaaattttggtttttcaatgtttaattttcgaaattcataatcgcctgtgtaagcgtagtccataagtttagctattaaataagacctttttttatattgatataatatttacatgagaagtattggtcagattgtgtgtgtgtgtgtgtgtgaaagccagataaaaacttaaatggctgccattttacaaccgtgagagaaagaaaaaatttgagagccaatttattgataaaatatgccatacatcacgacattaaaggatAGGACACCGGTGTCTCGACACATTGAATATGGCGCGTTTTCGACCGGAGGCACCGGTTAACCTGAAGTGATACTTTTGACCGCGCGCTCTCCGCCCTCTTTATCGGAAACGGTTCAccgtataaaaaatgtttttgaacaAAATTTGTAGAGAATTATGTATTCTACATTAtggtaataaatataaatagcaaaaaaccataggaaattaaatatttacaaaaaagtgCAAAAAACCGATTTTTGTGACCTTTTGACCTTGAAATTCAATAGTTGCGTACACCCTACAATATGTAGGTTTTGGGACAACATTTAGGGTGtatttacagacttacagctaggtatctcgaattccgaggtTCATACCTAATTTAAGCCTAAGTTGACTGGACCAaatatagcgttttcggcatctggaTTATGGAACTGCCCGGGCAGGGCAGGCAGGGTGGGCCGAACAGATACGAAAATTATAGCCGAAGTTTAACTACGTATTGCACTACAGGTCGACAAGGcgacgtggcgaaaaaaggaactaacgctgcttTTTGCAATTTTTAGCTTGTCAATAATTAAGAtacctaattattaattatagtaataaaaaagaTTGTTGTAAGAAACCTGTACTATTATAAGAAAGTTGGATTAAGAAAATACGtagatttaatttatattttttattatcttcaATAACActtttaataacaattaacaaaatatgactGTTACAGATCATAATTGTATTGTTTTTAAGCAAGTAAATATCAacttagggcgtttgtgcactacacggaattttaccatccggcgcggcgcggccgcGGCATcccgatttcctaccttatttatattattgcaaacgtggaagttatgaacgccggacggtaaaattccgtgtagtgcacaaacgcccttacggTAGCACATTCTGAATGACCCTCGGTAATTCCCGTTTTATGAATATAACATCGAAATACAATAGTAGGTATATAACGAAAATAACTCTCtcatcaaataataatattaatggcGACGAAAACTGTATTATCGACCCGAGTATGGCAACCAACTGAAAAGTACCTACGCCTTAGTATTAATTTTGTGGAAGCATTTTTATCGTTActtttgcatattattatttcgatGTAATATAAAGTTTTCCGAGAGACATTAGCAAGTAGCAACAACGTTGTgcactaaaattatatttattaatactgcTTAACTTAACTGACTATACCAGCCTACAACAATAATCACTTTAATAAATAGATTAAAATGTTCAAGTTCGAAGTAAGACTACAGATCAATTGCAAAATTAACTAAAAATCAATCTACTTCAAggctctgcggggctaaaatggtcacatttagcaattcctctcaatcaattcagcaaatgaattgacatagatcaagatagataccgcttgtccctccatttgtatgaaaacgagcgtgccacttttttgaGCGTGAAAGATGAGCATTGCTcatcgtttgggaacgcgatatagCACGTGAAGTACATACAATATATGCGGTATCTATATCTTGATCTAAGTCTGTGTCACAAATgcttatgaaaataattattacacttATCTGGGGGCACGACAGAGCCCCAGCCAAGTTGCAAGTAatctgtatttaatataaaatatttcctgaattttaaaaaaatacccgTAAAAAGCTTaccattttttatttacaataactGTTTATTGGGCATAAATAAtgcgaaaatataataatattatattatgagatCACTGAAGTCTTTATAAGTTCTTTAATTtagaaaaattttgtaaaatattatggtttgaatttaaaaaaagatatgtacataatattttttttataaattgtcgTGCTTTAAGCTTAAAATGAAATGTCGTGTTATAGTTTAATGTTGTAAAGTTTGGTAGGATATAGTGAAaacgtaatattataactagacACTTAGGAAAAATCGGTACTTAAATGAACACAGTGTTTGGCAGATCTGTGCTTCCTATGTAAGAACTAAATGCCACTATCAAATCTAACTAAGCCTACTTGTTGAAGTATTTGACGTAACATTTAGCTAAGCTACGTATTTTACGCCCTTTCTGATAAAAATTTACGCAACTATTCAAGGTTAACTGTCCCTGCCCGTCTCCTGACTTTTCCAATGTGCCAGACAAGGACAAGTATAACTTTTATGGTTACgtatctaaatatttttattagtaagggtgttagaaaataatttaattggcAATGGTGTGGGCTGTGGCCAACATATCATAACAAAATCTTCGCCTCAAATTTAATTACAGACTAAGgagtattatacatatttttaaaattagattataAGTTAAAAATCAGTGCTGCTGTTTTTTAAACACAGGAAAAAACAAAccaatgacaataatattattaacattgattTAATTCGTGCCCCAGTAGCGATCCAGCCAAGTCTCTTTTCAAGTCCAACTTTTTTGAAAGTGACTTTTTCATACGAAACAATAATTGTTTGTTTTGACTTACGTCAGGATTTACGATTTATAGGTAATATCACAACCAAAATTTTACTAATTACGTGGTAAATATCATCGTTAGTATAAATCAGTCTCCCGATTATTCTCTTGTGGTCGACTCGTTCATCTCAGAGGAAATGTTCTACTAATCACCGGTTTTTTAGAGGTTCCTAACATGAGTTTATCTATTTAATAGcgttaatattttgacgttagcTATCCAAAATCACTCAATAGATAAATTCCtgtaaaaaaaactcaaaaaccGGCTACAAAACCATCAGTAAACCTCAAATTTGTTAACGATGACAATACCATTACAAAAATTCTACTCTCAATCAAGTCACATGCGTTGGAAAATAGTTCATGTCACATGAGTacgtaatgagtaatgactaatgacatattattatgtcattttTTATTGGCCTAATGACCAAAACAGAAAAACCAAAGTGTCATCGATCACGCGAAATATTTTCATAACGTCAATTAACTGattgcattattatttattatctaccaatcataaacatgtttttaaaattacaaatttcCTGACACGGGATTTTTCAAAGTTCTACATAAATAACAGCCTCCTTTTAACAACCTTAAAAGTTAGTAATTAAATCTAGGATAACCACAACTTTTGAAATAAGACACAGCATTATATTTATTTCGCACAAGCATACCTACCTATTTccacaaacaaaataaatgaacaataaaaaagttacaatattattaggATAAACAACGACTACTTACAATTTAAACTGACTTTGGAGTAAGTAACAAAATTTGGGTCACGGCCGCACGGTAGTGAACCAGCCAAGTCAagaattttttacacaattatttttttgttatctattttCTTTTCGAAATATAATGTACCCAATATGaaataatgtaaattgtaacgtCCAATGCATGCTTCGGATCTGCTATTAACCTCGGACTCACTAGTAACCAATGTTTTAGTCAGCGCTGTTAACAACGTCCTACATACTTCTTACTCTCTTGCCCTCGAAGCAGAATGTAGAAACATAAATTATGATGTAACTTGTCACTCGTTAGAATATCACTGGGATTTAGATGTTGGGTTCCATTTTTATTGGAATCTCGTTAGTATTGGGCCGGTGAAGACGGATGTGTTCAACGTACCGTCTATGGTTCTCGGGGCTACTCATCACGGAGGCGACGAATTCTGACGTTTCCTTCTGTAGCGCGATGATCTTCTGCTGGATTATTCTGTTTTTGTGCATGAGCGCTATGGTTTTCCATGCTAGCTCGATGATGACCCGGTTTTGTGCTATTTTGTCGACCGCGGGCTTCGGGCACGGAACCGTTTGGGGCACCTCCACCGGAGTCGGAGTTGCCATCGTCTGGAGCCTTTGGACGCGCCTGGCTTCCCGAAGGCGTGTTATATTGGATCCTgctaaaagaaacaaaacaaaccatTAATATACATATTGCACTTAAATTTTCTAGGTAATCCAATGATGTTCGTtgcatttctttttttacaacaaCTTTTCATATCCGATGATAATCTCATTATAATATGAGTAGTACCGTTCAGACTTCAGAGGTTATCCATGACCTCAATAAAACAAGTACCATCCACTCAACTTTTTGAGTACAGAGTTCAGCTTCGTAAAAACATCTGCTGCAGATGTCCTACATctgcttatatttttttttaattttaaataaggtGAAAAAGTTGTGAATCAGAATCATTTCATTGTAAATGAAACGCTGAGCAAAGAGTTATCATGACGGACATTCTGTCTACTGTTCATGACGTGCATGACCaatataattcaattttttttgcgTCAGTATTTAGGTGGAAAACATTATACTCATACtcaaactaatttttttttaattcagaataaatttttacaaatatatGAAGAGTGTTTATAAATATTTCGATGACTCTGCTTATTGctaatccatttttttttcagttaacAGTTTTAACATACATGCATTAATATTTGAAatctattaaaatacataatatccattttatgaattataataatacctaattatcttatatataaaaatggattttcaaatgtgttagtcgcgctaaaactcgaaaacggctgaacggattgggctgattttagttttaaaatattcgtagaagtccagggaaggttttaaagtgacacgaagttcaccgggacagctagtaaaaatataaattaaattaacaaaGCCGGTAAGGCTTTGTTGATTTAATCGAAGGCAAAAATAgctgaatatttaattttgtctgataataatattatgttctaaattaaaaatgaaacggACCTAGGCAGAACTTTAGAGCTTTTAAAAATTGCGAACTTTATACATAATAAAGTTCGCAATTTTTAAAAGCTCTAGAGACTTATCAAATCTCAGATGGGTAAAAAAGACAAATTCTGATTTGGTAAAGCTTCAAAAGTAACGCAGTACattatcttaaaataatataggaaCGATGAGATTGCGGCAGGTCAGGCCTCAGGGTAACGCTAAACGCCGGTATAGTTAACATAAGTGAAATCAGTAACGAACCTCTCTTAATCTTCCTCATCCTTTTCTCACACATGTTTATATCGCACAGATTGACAACACAACAAACAAATTTCAACAATCAAATAACGATATGGAGCAGAGACGTGCGTTTCACTCGAGACTCGACGTAAGATTGTGGTGGAAACGAACCGGGCTCGAAAATCGAAGGTCCGGGCGACTCGTGCTGTCTCTTTGTAACGTGACTGAGTGAGATAGAATTAAATATTGTAAGTGCAGAAAAAAATTTGCCATAAAAGACAAAATTCAGATGTAACCAACGCGAACTCTGAAGTAAGAAAATTGGTGTAgcagtaacaaaatatattatctaagaATTTTATGGCAGTAAAACAGTTAAATTTCTACATTAGTGTCGTATATTTGTAtcttaagaataaaaaaagttacctataaaattattttcagtaCCTATTTAAAAAACTGCTGCATAGGGATTATGCAAGTTattcaataaaaacaatatgtttctttgttatttttaatccaaAGTAAACATTGAAAAATCTTGCAGTTACCTAATTGATATTAGAATCTGTAACTAAAACTAACGCatttagtttgtttattttttatttatttattaagtactacCTTGCCTAACTACCTACatcgtgtacataatattataatataacaaaacctAAAATCACATGATTACAGTATTATATCTAATGCACATAACAACAACGGTGTACATAGCATTTCCATAAAAAgtgttttagtttttacatttaacttaaaattattaatcattccttaataaataaagaaagcGATATAGGTGAACTGTAAAAGCACGCTGTATGCTCGACTTACTGATTGAAGGATGTAATGTTAAGCTATTGACCACcg
Above is a genomic segment from Aricia agestis chromosome 18, ilAriAges1.1, whole genome shotgun sequence containing:
- the LOC121735779 gene encoding D-aminoacyl-tRNA deacylase isoform X2, producing MKALIQRAMNARVSVNGEVISSIGQGACVFIGINQDDTMKDVEFMAKKLLSIKLFEDNEKKWKKSIVDKEFEILCISQFTLYATWKGNHPDYHKAMPGEKSKELYDKLIELMRKQYKPDMIKDGVFGAYMQVTLQNDGPVTLELESPVQQEKVKQKKTNNEAKVSNGDVADTH
- the LOC121735780 gene encoding uncharacterized protein LOC121735780 translates to MCEKRMRKIKRAGSNITRLREARRVQRLQTMATPTPVEVPQTVPCPKPAVDKIAQNRVIIELAWKTIALMHKNRIIQQKIIALQKETSEFVASVMSSPENHRRYVEHIRLHRPNTNEIPIKMEPNI
- the LOC121735779 gene encoding D-aminoacyl-tRNA deacylase isoform X1; this translates as MKALIQRAMNARVSVNGEVISSIGQGACVFIGINQDDTMKDVEFMAKKLLSIKLFEDNEKKWKKSIVDKEFEILCISQFTLYATWKGNHPDYHKAMPGEKSKELYDKLIELMRKQYKPDMIKDGVFGAYMQVTLQNDGPVTLELESPVQQEKVKQKKTNNEAKSSRSIEYEGLRV